A single region of the Microcella sp. genome encodes:
- a CDS encoding alpha-glucosidase, translated as MTLLSSDDSRLHQHDAPWWQSAVAYQIYPRSFADSDGDGIGDLRGVISRLDHLEYLGVDVIWLSPIYCSPHDDNGYDISDYEDIDPTFGTLADVDELIAEAHARGIRIVMDLVVNHTSDEHPWFIESASSTTNPKRDWYWWRPAREGFEPGQEGAEPTNWESFFSGSTWQLDAQTGEYYLHLFSRKQPDLNWENPEVRRAIHGMMNRWLDRGIDGFRMDVINLISKDPALPDGPVADGARWGDGFAHYAAGPRIHEFLKEMHDEVFAGRDRVLMTVGEMPGVTIDQAQLFTDSQRRELDMVFQFEHVGLDHGVDGKWSLRKASLVDLKASFERWQLGLAGRGWNSLYWNNHDQPRAVSRFGNDGAYWRESATALATVLHLQQGTPFIYQGEEIGMTNVRFTSISDYRDIETLNHFSDAVDERGEDPALVLSRLRETSRDNARTPMQWTGDDGGGFTTGLSWIPMNRNHRVINVADQKGHASSVLEHYRLLIELRHRLPVIRTGEFVLHDREHPSLFIFERVSRDCSLLVAANLSEVAETLDAERSPWAAYRDAEIIVDNQQSFGFRYLLPWQSVVLARDLTD; from the coding sequence ATGACTCTCCTCAGTTCTGACGACTCTCGCCTCCACCAGCACGACGCTCCTTGGTGGCAGAGCGCGGTCGCCTACCAGATCTACCCGCGCAGCTTTGCCGACTCCGATGGCGATGGAATTGGTGACCTGCGCGGGGTCATCAGTCGCCTCGATCACCTGGAGTATCTGGGCGTCGACGTGATCTGGCTGAGCCCGATCTATTGCTCACCGCACGATGACAATGGCTATGACATCAGCGACTACGAAGACATCGACCCGACATTCGGAACACTCGCCGATGTCGATGAGCTGATCGCCGAAGCGCATGCGAGGGGCATACGCATCGTCATGGACCTCGTGGTGAACCATACTTCTGACGAGCATCCGTGGTTCATCGAATCAGCGAGTTCGACGACGAATCCGAAACGAGATTGGTACTGGTGGCGACCGGCACGAGAGGGTTTCGAGCCCGGCCAGGAGGGCGCGGAGCCCACGAATTGGGAGTCATTCTTTTCGGGTTCGACGTGGCAGCTCGACGCGCAGACGGGCGAGTACTACTTGCATCTGTTCTCGCGAAAGCAACCCGATCTCAATTGGGAGAACCCCGAGGTGCGGCGGGCGATTCACGGCATGATGAATCGCTGGCTCGATCGAGGTATTGATGGCTTTCGCATGGACGTCATCAACCTCATCTCGAAAGATCCCGCTCTGCCAGACGGTCCAGTGGCCGATGGGGCGCGGTGGGGAGACGGGTTTGCGCACTATGCCGCCGGGCCGCGCATCCACGAGTTTCTGAAGGAGATGCACGACGAAGTTTTCGCGGGGCGAGACCGCGTGCTCATGACTGTCGGCGAGATGCCGGGGGTGACGATAGACCAAGCTCAGCTCTTCACTGACTCTCAGCGGCGCGAGCTAGACATGGTCTTTCAGTTCGAGCACGTCGGGCTGGATCACGGCGTAGACGGCAAGTGGTCGCTGCGCAAGGCGTCGCTCGTCGACCTCAAGGCGTCTTTCGAGCGGTGGCAACTCGGCCTTGCCGGCCGCGGGTGGAACAGTCTCTACTGGAACAATCACGACCAACCCCGAGCCGTCAGCCGCTTCGGCAACGATGGCGCGTACTGGCGCGAGTCGGCCACGGCACTGGCGACCGTGCTGCATCTGCAGCAGGGCACCCCGTTCATCTACCAAGGTGAAGAGATCGGCATGACGAACGTGCGGTTCACGTCGATCTCGGACTATCGAGACATTGAGACCCTGAACCACTTCTCTGACGCAGTGGACGAACGCGGAGAGGATCCTGCTCTTGTTCTCAGTCGGCTGCGCGAGACGAGCAGAGACAACGCGCGCACGCCCATGCAATGGACGGGCGACGACGGGGGAGGGTTCACGACGGGGTTGTCGTGGATTCCGATGAACCGCAACCACCGAGTGATCAACGTTGCCGACCAGAAGGGTCACGCCAGTAGTGTGCTCGAGCACTATCGGCTCTTGATCGAGCTCCGGCACCGACTCCCTGTCATTCGTACAGGGGAGTTCGTGTTGCACGACAGAGAGCACCCGAGCCTTTTCATCTTCGAGAGAGTGTCACGCGACTGTTCCCTGCTCGTAGCGGCCAATCTGTCTGAAGTCGCGGAGACGCTCGACGCGGAGCGCTCGCCGTGGGCGGCATATCGTGACGCTGAGATCATCGTTGACAATCAGCAGAGCTTCGGCTTTCGCTATTTGCTGCCGTGGCAGTCGGTCGTGCTGGCTCGCGATCTCACGGACTAG
- a CDS encoding NAD(P)/FAD-dependent oxidoreductase: MTDRRDVVIIGGGHNGLTAAAYLAKAGLDVQVLERLDVLGGAAISAQAFAGVDARLSRYSYLVSLLPQRIIDDLGLQIELAPRRFSSYTPLPGTDTGLLVDNHDPFATADSFAALGAEEDALAWATFYEGTQRLARALFPTVTDPLLTRSEARAAVGDDALWNALIEQPIGRTIADTFSNDLVRGVVYTDALIGTFAPNDDASLLANRCFLYHVIGGGTGDWNVPVGGMGAVSGELERAARLAGATLTTSAEVTALQPDRVVLWVDAAGVEHATAAQHVLVNCSPHELARLLAAGGGAGASDHGLATPPAEGAQVKVNLLLQRLPRLRDAALDPAAAFGGTFHINETFTQLQAAHDAAVAGRVPDPVPAEIYCHSLTDPSILGPELRASGAQTLTVFALHVPDRLLTEANNDAMRETLQHAVLDSLDSVLAEPIESLLMTDADGRPCVETKTTRDLEHALRLPGGSIFHGDLDWPWVENDEVLDSPAQRWGVATGLDGVLLCGSGARRGGAVSGIAGHNAAMAVLETR; this comes from the coding sequence ATGACCGATCGCCGCGACGTCGTCATCATCGGCGGAGGCCACAACGGGTTGACCGCCGCCGCCTACCTCGCGAAGGCGGGGCTCGACGTGCAGGTGCTCGAGCGTCTCGACGTGCTCGGTGGTGCCGCCATCTCGGCGCAAGCGTTCGCCGGGGTGGATGCCCGGCTCAGCCGCTACAGCTATCTCGTGAGCCTGCTGCCCCAGCGCATCATCGACGACCTGGGGCTGCAGATCGAGCTCGCTCCTCGCCGCTTCAGCTCGTACACTCCGCTGCCGGGCACCGACACCGGCCTGCTCGTCGACAACCACGACCCGTTCGCGACCGCCGACAGCTTCGCTGCCCTCGGGGCAGAAGAAGACGCGCTCGCCTGGGCCACCTTCTACGAGGGCACGCAACGACTCGCGCGCGCACTGTTTCCGACAGTGACCGACCCCCTGCTCACGCGGTCTGAGGCGCGCGCGGCCGTGGGCGACGATGCACTGTGGAACGCCCTCATCGAGCAGCCCATCGGTCGCACGATCGCCGACACCTTCTCGAACGATCTCGTGCGCGGCGTCGTCTACACCGACGCCCTCATCGGCACGTTCGCCCCCAACGACGACGCGAGCCTGCTCGCCAACCGCTGCTTTCTGTATCACGTGATCGGCGGCGGCACGGGCGACTGGAATGTGCCCGTCGGCGGCATGGGCGCCGTCTCGGGTGAGCTCGAGCGTGCCGCACGGCTCGCCGGGGCGACCCTCACGACGAGTGCCGAGGTCACTGCGCTGCAGCCTGACCGAGTCGTGCTCTGGGTCGACGCCGCCGGAGTCGAGCACGCCACCGCCGCCCAGCATGTGCTCGTCAACTGCTCGCCGCACGAGCTCGCGCGGCTGCTCGCGGCGGGCGGCGGCGCGGGGGCATCCGATCACGGCCTCGCCACCCCGCCCGCAGAGGGCGCCCAGGTCAAGGTGAACCTGCTGCTGCAGCGCCTGCCTCGGCTTCGGGATGCTGCGCTCGACCCCGCGGCAGCCTTCGGCGGCACGTTCCACATCAACGAGACCTTCACGCAGCTGCAGGCCGCGCATGACGCGGCCGTCGCCGGCCGCGTGCCTGATCCGGTGCCCGCCGAGATCTACTGCCACTCGCTCACCGACCCGAGCATTCTCGGCCCCGAGCTGCGGGCATCGGGGGCGCAGACGCTCACCGTCTTCGCGCTGCATGTTCCCGATCGCCTGCTGACCGAGGCGAACAACGATGCGATGCGTGAGACCCTGCAGCACGCCGTGCTCGACTCGCTCGACTCGGTGCTCGCCGAGCCCATCGAGAGCCTGCTCATGACCGACGCCGACGGTCGACCATGCGTCGAGACCAAGACCACGCGCGACCTCGAGCACGCGCTGCGGCTGCCGGGCGGCAGCATCTTCCACGGCGACCTCGACTGGCCGTGGGTCGAGAACGATGAGGTGCTCGACTCGCCCGCTCAGCGCTGGGGCGTCGCCACCGGTCTCGACGGCGTGCTGCTCTGCGGGTCGGGAGCACGCCGCGGCGGCGCCGTCAGCGGCATCGCCGGCCACAATGCTGCGATGGCCGTGCTCGAGACCCGCTAG
- a CDS encoding bifunctional proline dehydrogenase/L-glutamate gamma-semialdehyde dehydrogenase, whose translation MSTREQPTADEAVALVRRWLALTVRAKPDPSAARLAGLLQDPVGLDFAIGFVDRVARPDDLRVAGRNLEQLAQSIPSFLPWPLRALIAIGGPLARLLPWPIVPIARRVLRSMVGHLVIDATPNRLGRTLESLRAEGDRLNINLLGEAVLGDGEADRRLEGITELVKRSDVDYVSVKVSAIVSQVSMWAFDETVERVVERLAPLYDLAAHGVNPTFVNLDMEEFRDLDLTIEVFQQLLDRPSLRHYEAGIVLQAYLPEALPALDRLTTWAKRRRAAGGAGIKVRVVKGANLAMERVDAALHDWPVAVLPSKRDSDANYKRVIEAALHPDRADAVRIGLAGHNLFDIAWAWQLAEARGVADAVEVEMLLGMAPDQADAVRRTVGHLLLYTPVVHPRDFDSAISYLIRRLEENASTENFLSGVFELTRDETIFEREEQRFRASLALFESSPHAPPARRVQNRLTERPLDEPDALPVPAGVRDGFHNVADTDPSLPDNRAWGRAILQRAQTTTRGQALVDVSGVASAAAIERIVAETRGAAADWAGRSVEHRAGILHRCGRMLAARRADLLEVMAAEAGKTLAEGDPEVSEAIDFAHYYAESARDLARIDDATFTPARLTVVAPPWNFPVAIAAGGVLAALAAGSAVIIKPAPQVRRSAAVMVEALWDAGVPREVLRFVDVPENEVGQALIAHPAVDRLVLTGAWQTAALFRSWRPDLPIMAETSGKNAIIITPSADLDLAVADLVRSAFGHAGQKCSAASLAILVGSVATSERFERQLVDAVTTLRVGHALDATTTVGPLIERADGKLLRALTRLDEGEEWIVPPRALDASGSVWTPGVKRGVAPESEFHLTEYFGPVLGLMRARDLDEAIDLQNATPYGLTAGLHSLDVDEIDHWLAAVQAGNLYVNRGTTGAIVRRQPFGGWKRSSVGGSTKAGGPSYVMGFGTFTPVPREPRESLSMRGIDRRVREVLEAAQPGLDFAGFDMARAGAVSDQLAWGDEFGVARDASQLGATTAHIVERNVLRYRPAPVAVRLAEGGSMAELVRVLLAATRAASRVSISSAVPVPASLLALIDSGISALRATSVAIETDARFADAVRDARPARIRLIAPDGARVARALHEAVEGDPDVAVWSGAVTTAGRVELLPFVREQAVSITTHRFGNPFAGVAELEL comes from the coding sequence GTGAGCACACGTGAGCAGCCGACCGCTGACGAGGCCGTCGCACTCGTCCGACGGTGGCTCGCCCTCACCGTCCGCGCCAAGCCCGACCCGAGCGCAGCACGACTCGCTGGGCTGCTGCAAGACCCGGTGGGGCTCGACTTCGCGATCGGCTTCGTCGACCGGGTGGCGCGACCAGACGACCTGCGCGTTGCGGGGCGCAACCTCGAGCAGCTGGCGCAGAGCATCCCGAGCTTTCTGCCCTGGCCCCTGCGCGCGCTCATCGCGATCGGCGGCCCCCTCGCCCGCCTGCTGCCGTGGCCGATCGTGCCCATCGCACGCCGAGTGCTGCGAAGCATGGTGGGGCACCTCGTCATCGACGCGACGCCGAACCGGCTCGGCCGCACGCTCGAGAGCCTGCGCGCCGAGGGCGACCGGCTCAACATCAACCTGCTCGGCGAGGCTGTGCTGGGCGACGGCGAAGCCGATCGCCGGCTCGAGGGCATCACCGAGCTCGTCAAGCGCTCTGACGTCGACTACGTGTCGGTGAAGGTCTCGGCGATCGTCAGCCAGGTGAGCATGTGGGCGTTCGACGAGACCGTCGAGCGCGTCGTCGAGAGGCTCGCACCGCTCTACGACCTCGCCGCGCATGGCGTGAACCCCACCTTCGTCAACCTCGACATGGAAGAGTTTCGCGACCTCGACCTGACGATCGAGGTCTTTCAGCAGCTGCTCGACCGACCCTCGCTGCGCCACTACGAGGCGGGCATCGTGCTGCAGGCCTACCTGCCAGAAGCGCTGCCCGCCCTCGATCGGCTGACGACGTGGGCGAAGCGCCGCCGCGCCGCGGGCGGGGCCGGCATCAAGGTGCGAGTGGTCAAAGGCGCCAACCTGGCGATGGAGCGAGTGGATGCTGCGCTGCACGACTGGCCCGTGGCCGTGCTGCCCAGCAAGCGTGACAGCGACGCCAACTACAAGCGCGTGATCGAGGCCGCACTGCACCCCGATCGAGCGGATGCGGTGCGCATCGGCCTCGCCGGCCACAACCTGTTCGACATCGCGTGGGCGTGGCAGCTCGCTGAAGCACGGGGCGTGGCCGACGCGGTCGAGGTCGAGATGCTGCTCGGCATGGCGCCCGACCAGGCCGACGCCGTGCGACGCACCGTCGGGCACCTTCTGCTCTACACGCCCGTCGTGCACCCGCGCGACTTCGACTCGGCCATCAGCTATCTCATCAGGCGGCTCGAAGAGAATGCGAGCACCGAGAACTTTCTGTCGGGAGTCTTCGAGCTCACGCGCGACGAGACCATCTTCGAGCGTGAAGAGCAGCGCTTTCGCGCATCGCTCGCCCTGTTCGAGTCGTCGCCGCACGCGCCCCCGGCGCGCCGTGTGCAGAACCGCTTGACCGAGCGGCCCCTCGACGAGCCAGACGCGCTGCCTGTTCCGGCGGGCGTTCGCGACGGCTTCCACAACGTCGCAGACACTGACCCTTCGCTGCCAGACAATCGGGCGTGGGGGCGCGCGATCCTGCAGCGCGCTCAGACGACCACTCGCGGGCAGGCGCTCGTCGACGTGAGCGGCGTCGCCTCGGCCGCCGCGATCGAGCGCATCGTCGCCGAGACGCGCGGTGCCGCCGCCGACTGGGCTGGGCGATCGGTGGAGCATCGCGCGGGCATCCTGCATCGATGCGGGCGGATGCTCGCCGCGCGCCGCGCCGACCTGCTCGAAGTGATGGCGGCCGAAGCCGGCAAGACCCTCGCCGAAGGCGACCCCGAAGTGAGCGAGGCCATCGACTTCGCGCACTACTACGCCGAGAGCGCGCGCGACCTGGCGCGCATCGACGACGCGACGTTCACCCCCGCGCGCCTGACGGTCGTCGCGCCGCCGTGGAACTTTCCCGTCGCGATCGCCGCCGGCGGAGTGCTGGCGGCGCTCGCCGCGGGCAGCGCAGTGATCATCAAACCTGCGCCGCAAGTGCGCCGCAGCGCCGCCGTCATGGTCGAAGCGCTGTGGGATGCCGGGGTGCCGCGTGAGGTTCTGCGCTTCGTCGACGTGCCCGAGAACGAGGTGGGCCAGGCGCTCATCGCGCACCCGGCAGTCGACCGGCTCGTGCTGACGGGTGCCTGGCAGACCGCTGCGCTGTTTCGCTCATGGCGGCCCGACCTGCCGATCATGGCCGAGACGAGCGGCAAGAACGCGATCATCATCACACCGTCGGCAGACCTCGACCTCGCCGTCGCCGACCTGGTTCGCTCGGCCTTCGGGCACGCCGGTCAGAAGTGCTCTGCGGCGTCGCTCGCGATACTCGTCGGATCGGTGGCGACGTCAGAGCGCTTCGAGCGCCAACTGGTCGACGCCGTCACGACGCTGCGGGTCGGGCACGCGCTCGATGCGACCACCACTGTGGGGCCGCTCATCGAGCGCGCCGACGGCAAGCTGCTGCGCGCCCTCACCCGGCTCGACGAGGGCGAAGAGTGGATCGTGCCCCCGCGAGCGCTCGACGCGAGCGGTTCGGTGTGGACTCCTGGCGTGAAGCGCGGGGTCGCCCCCGAGAGCGAGTTCCACCTCACCGAGTACTTCGGCCCGGTGCTCGGCCTCATGCGCGCTCGCGACCTCGACGAGGCGATCGACCTGCAGAACGCGACGCCCTACGGGCTCACGGCGGGCCTGCACTCGCTCGATGTCGACGAGATCGACCACTGGCTCGCCGCCGTGCAAGCCGGCAACCTCTACGTCAACCGCGGCACCACCGGAGCGATCGTGCGCCGACAGCCCTTCGGCGGCTGGAAGCGTTCGAGCGTCGGAGGCTCGACGAAAGCGGGCGGGCCGTCATACGTCATGGGGTTCGGAACCTTCACGCCCGTGCCGCGCGAGCCGCGCGAGTCGCTCAGCATGCGCGGCATCGACCGGCGGGTGCGCGAAGTGCTCGAAGCCGCGCAGCCCGGGCTCGACTTCGCCGGCTTCGACATGGCCCGAGCGGGGGCTGTGAGCGACCAGCTCGCGTGGGGCGACGAGTTCGGCGTCGCGCGCGACGCGAGCCAGCTCGGCGCGACGACGGCGCACATCGTCGAGCGCAACGTCTTGCGGTATCGCCCAGCGCCGGTCGCCGTGCGACTCGCCGAGGGCGGCTCGATGGCCGAGCTCGTGCGCGTGCTGCTCGCTGCGACGCGCGCCGCATCACGCGTGAGCATCAGCAGCGCCGTGCCGGTGCCGGCGAGCCTGCTCGCGCTCATCGACTCGGGAATCTCGGCCCTGCGGGCCACGTCGGTCGCGATCGAGACGGATGCGCGCTTCGCCGACGCGGTGCGGGATGCCCGCCCCGCCCGCATCCGCCTCATCGCGCCAGACGGCGCACGTGTCGCCCGTGCACTGCACGAGGCCGTCGAGGGCGACCCCGACGTCGCCGTCTGGTCGGGGGCCGTCACGACCGCGGGCCGCGTTGAACTGCTGCCCTTCGTGCGCGAGCAGGCGGTGTCGATCACGACGCACCGGTTCGGCAACCCCTTCGCCGGGGTCGCCGAGCTCGAGCTCTAG
- a CDS encoding GMC family oxidoreductase — MTAPAADVIVVGAGGSGAPLARRLAERGATVLLLEEGPVPAPLSTLDASSLAAAMPGHPLAATFAAELAPGRPHTVVRGRVVGGSTAINGGYFRRARAHDLDDWATTAGDARWSAERTAPLWARLENDHDLGDHPGHGSTGPMPVTRSALDHPLSAALLAGGIELGLPVEHDKNASPQAPPGVGPTPTNTVGGERVSTARAYLPGAPATLEVRGGHRVLQVIVRAGRAVGVLAVAGSEAVQFSADLVVLCAGALSTPHVLMLSGIGPSASLAAHGIPVVVDAPAVGARLDDHPQLVLPFAMPVETLSVAVDGALGVSLHASSGVGGTASSVADLEVLALMRPLGRMLGTDDADAMLSLLVSPLRGSGGGRVELDPADALAPPRVRFNYAATDDDRARLRSSARFAARLLESAPLQSIGAVPVHRQVSNLDDEALDGWILANLSTALHSCGTTPMGLDPATSVVDGRGAVHGVVGLHVADVGMLPRAPTGGPAATAVLIGELIADALAP; from the coding sequence GTGACCGCACCGGCCGCAGACGTCATCGTCGTCGGCGCCGGTGGTTCTGGCGCACCGCTCGCCCGAAGGCTGGCAGAACGGGGCGCGACGGTGCTCTTGCTCGAAGAGGGGCCCGTGCCCGCCCCCCTATCGACCCTCGACGCCTCGAGCCTCGCCGCGGCCATGCCAGGGCATCCACTGGCCGCGACCTTCGCCGCCGAGCTCGCACCGGGTCGCCCCCACACCGTCGTGCGGGGTCGCGTCGTCGGAGGCTCTACCGCGATCAACGGCGGCTACTTTCGTCGGGCGCGCGCGCACGACCTCGACGACTGGGCGACCACGGCCGGCGATGCCCGCTGGAGCGCAGAGCGCACGGCGCCGCTCTGGGCCCGGCTCGAGAACGATCATGATCTGGGCGATCACCCCGGCCACGGCTCAACGGGCCCCATGCCTGTCACCCGAAGCGCCCTCGACCACCCCCTGAGTGCCGCCCTGCTCGCGGGCGGCATCGAGCTCGGTCTGCCCGTCGAGCATGACAAGAACGCCAGCCCGCAGGCCCCGCCCGGGGTCGGGCCGACACCGACGAACACGGTCGGAGGCGAACGCGTCAGCACCGCACGCGCGTACTTGCCAGGCGCCCCGGCGACGCTCGAGGTGCGCGGTGGCCATCGAGTGCTGCAGGTGATCGTGCGTGCCGGGCGGGCGGTCGGAGTGCTCGCCGTCGCCGGCAGCGAGGCCGTGCAGTTCTCGGCCGACCTCGTCGTGCTGTGCGCCGGCGCGCTGAGCACACCCCACGTGCTCATGCTCAGCGGCATCGGCCCGAGCGCTTCACTCGCCGCACACGGCATCCCCGTGGTCGTCGACGCACCAGCGGTGGGCGCTCGGCTCGACGATCACCCTCAGCTCGTGCTGCCCTTCGCGATGCCCGTCGAGACGCTGAGTGTTGCGGTCGACGGCGCGCTCGGGGTGTCGCTGCACGCCTCGAGCGGCGTCGGCGGCACTGCCTCGAGCGTCGCAGATCTCGAAGTTCTCGCCCTCATGCGCCCCCTCGGCCGCATGCTGGGCACCGATGACGCCGATGCGATGCTGAGCCTGCTCGTCTCGCCGCTGCGCGGCAGCGGCGGCGGCCGGGTCGAGCTCGACCCCGCAGACGCACTGGCGCCGCCCCGCGTGCGGTTCAACTACGCCGCGACCGACGACGATCGGGCGCGACTTCGGTCGAGCGCGCGCTTCGCCGCCCGGCTGCTCGAGAGCGCACCCCTGCAGAGCATCGGAGCCGTGCCCGTGCACAGACAGGTGAGCAACCTCGACGACGAGGCGCTCGACGGCTGGATTCTCGCGAACCTCTCGACGGCGCTGCACTCGTGCGGCACCACACCCATGGGCCTCGACCCGGCGACGTCGGTCGTCGACGGCCGAGGCGCAGTGCACGGGGTGGTCGGCCTGCACGTGGCCGACGTCGGCATGCTGCCGCGCGCCCCCACCGGTGGGCCGGCAGCCACTGCCGTGCTCATCGGCGAGCTGATCGCCGACGCGCTCGCCCCCTAG
- the mftR gene encoding mycofactocin system transcriptional regulator (MftR, the mycofactocin system transcriptional regulator, is an uncharacterized TetR family DNA-binding transcription factor. Its role is inferred by context. It occurs as part of the biosynthesis locus for mycofactocin, a partially characterized electron carrier derived from the terminal Val-Tyr dipeptide of the precursor peptide MftA, through a radical SAM enzyme-mediated process.), giving the protein MSELLAGEPARVTRIGRQPATTHADISHTGLRLFIDRGFDRVTVDDIAAACGIGRRTFFRYFPSKNDLPWGQFDEMLAGMREHLASLPRSLPLRDALRIAIVVFNHIPDNELQYHRERMTLLLTVPSLVAHSTIRYASWRQVIADFVAERLGVSASGLVPQTIAFVCLGVSIAAYEQWLAHDDASLSDLLDQGFLAARDLMLLDEPGRT; this is encoded by the coding sequence ATGAGTGAACTCTTAGCCGGTGAGCCCGCTCGCGTCACGCGCATCGGTCGGCAACCCGCCACCACTCACGCCGACATCAGCCACACCGGGCTGCGGCTCTTCATCGATCGCGGTTTCGATCGAGTCACCGTCGACGACATCGCCGCGGCGTGCGGCATCGGCAGACGCACCTTCTTTCGCTACTTTCCGTCGAAGAACGATCTGCCGTGGGGCCAGTTCGACGAGATGCTCGCGGGCATGCGCGAGCACCTCGCGTCGTTGCCGCGCAGCCTTCCCCTGCGCGATGCCCTGCGCATCGCCATCGTGGTCTTCAACCACATCCCCGACAACGAACTGCAGTATCACCGCGAACGCATGACCCTGCTGCTGACCGTGCCCTCGCTCGTGGCGCACTCGACCATTCGATACGCCTCGTGGCGGCAGGTGATCGCCGATTTCGTGGCAGAACGGCTCGGCGTCTCGGCGTCGGGCCTGGTGCCGCAGACCATCGCCTTCGTCTGCCTCGGTGTGTCGATCGCCGCGTATGAGCAATGGCTCGCCCATGATGACGCATCGCTGAGCGACTTGCTCGACCAGGGTTTTCTCGCGGCTCGAGATCTGATGCTGCTCGACGAGCCCGGCCGAACGTGA
- the mftA gene encoding mycofactocin precursor MftA (Mycofactocin is a small molecule electron carrier derived from the final two amino acids, Val-Tyr, of MftA, the mycofactocin precursor. It plays a role in redox homeostasis and the metabolism of alcohols and aldehydes in Actinobacteria, including Mycobacterium tuberculosis.) has protein sequence MSVSPTVTPEPADELVDEESLVEEVSIDGMCGVY, from the coding sequence ATGAGCGTTTCGCCCACTGTGACCCCCGAGCCCGCCGACGAGCTTGTTGACGAGGAATCGCTGGTCGAAGAAGTCTCTATCGACGGAATGTGCGGCGTCTACTGA
- the mftB gene encoding mycofactocin biosynthesis chaperone MftB (MftB, a small protein, is a peptide chaperone that assists the radical SAM enzyme MftC in performing two modifications to the C-terminal Val-Tyr dipeptide of the mycofactocin precursor peptide, MftA. MftB's role is analogous to the role of PqqD in the biosynthesis of PQQ, a cofactor that derives entirely from a Tyr and a Glu in the precursor PqqA.): MASLEFDHIVTIHPRVSIRPEPFGALLYHFGTRQLSFLKDRRLLDIVRACDGQRSLADAFAVADVTDAHTDRYRRAIETLVASSMLRVEAPSEVAA, from the coding sequence ATGGCCTCACTCGAGTTCGACCACATCGTCACGATTCACCCGCGGGTCTCTATCAGGCCCGAGCCCTTCGGTGCGCTCCTGTACCACTTCGGCACTCGACAGCTCAGCTTTCTGAAAGACCGCCGCCTGCTCGACATCGTGCGAGCGTGCGACGGTCAGCGCAGCCTCGCCGATGCGTTCGCTGTCGCAGACGTCACCGATGCTCACACCGATCGCTATCGCCGAGCGATCGAGACGCTCGTCGCTTCGTCGATGCTGCGTGTCGAGGCCCCGAGTGAGGTGGCGGCATGA